The following are encoded in a window of Arthrobacter sp. OAP107 genomic DNA:
- a CDS encoding DEAD/DEAH box helicase yields the protein MPSQPDDSAALAIQTPAINDRSLAAGLAYAMGGRVSGISFDAATGLMLGKVRGGSEVPYSTTAKLVRKGGGWSCTVGVCSCPVRKDCKHVAALLFAAEDNPAVRVQLLSPADVSRVSREKSVPPLSDWEQALSPLISQAGPAQQTGGTPLALQFEVEEPAPHFSYTGRRDPLRSVRQLRARPVIMGAKGKWIRGDVSWNTLSYLSFKRECNQSHVEWMQAFLAAHTAGANRAYSSSSLWLGLNTFAGKNMWGLLEEARQIGVALVHSRGQEPVKVATEPAAVGLNLGRYGSGTQDGGLELASTITVDGTEVDPASVGTIGRPPHGIFLTTSGDALPGVAADETITLAPLESGLSEELLAFVTAGSTLHIPARDEGRFLTGFYPKLKQTARVTAADESVELPELAVPTLSLLANYGTDHRVRLHWEWHYKSGTIVTAQPLWRHPGDHGYRDDPAEARILEAVGQPWDVVPKLGESATGGWGTPRLAATAELSGLDTLAFTEEVLPRLRNTPGVDVDTSGDIADYREAEEAPVVAISTKATDQRDWFDLGIVITLEGQPVSFAALFSALAAGQTRMLLPSGAYFSLDLPELHQLRALIDEARSLQDNKDAPLQISRFQAGLWDELAQLGIVDEQAAAWREAVGGLLEDGVQGLPLPATLNAELRPYQLEGYNWLSFLYRHSLGGVLADDMGLGKTVQALALMCAAKEHAESSADAGQADSQTADAKTEDDGGTSFLVVAPTSVVGNWEAEAARFAPGLTVRAVCETFAKSGADPAQAMAGADIVITSYALFRIDYESYAGRRWAGLVLDEAQFVKNHQSKAYQCARKLPAAFKLAITGTPLENNLMEFWALTSIVAPGLFASPSRFAEYYQKPVEKNGDKGQLDKLRRRVRPLMMRRTKEQVIKDLPPKQEQVLEVVLNPRHQKVYQTHLQRERQKILGLIEDVNKNRFTIFQSLTLLRQLSLDATLVDESLSGVRSSKLDVLFEQLEDLVAEGHRALIFSQFTGFLGKVRERLVKEDIEFCYLDGGTRNRTDVVNEFKNGAAPVFLISLKAGGFGLNLTEADYVFLLDPWWNPASEAQAVDRTHRIGQARNVMVYRLVAKDTIEEKVMALKAKKSQLFADVMEGDALSGGALTAEDLAGLFND from the coding sequence CAGCTGCCCGGTCCGCAAGGACTGCAAGCACGTGGCCGCGCTCCTGTTCGCGGCCGAAGACAACCCGGCGGTGCGGGTACAGCTCCTGTCCCCCGCCGACGTCTCGCGGGTGTCACGGGAAAAGTCGGTGCCGCCCCTCTCGGACTGGGAGCAGGCCCTCAGCCCCCTGATTTCGCAGGCCGGCCCTGCCCAGCAGACCGGCGGCACTCCCCTGGCCCTGCAGTTCGAGGTGGAGGAGCCTGCCCCGCACTTCTCCTACACTGGCCGGCGGGATCCGCTCCGCAGCGTCCGCCAGCTCAGGGCCCGCCCGGTGATCATGGGCGCCAAGGGCAAATGGATCCGCGGCGACGTCTCCTGGAATACGCTGAGCTACCTCAGCTTCAAGCGCGAGTGCAACCAGTCGCATGTGGAGTGGATGCAGGCCTTCCTCGCCGCGCACACCGCCGGCGCCAACCGGGCGTACTCGTCGTCGTCCCTCTGGCTGGGGCTGAACACTTTTGCGGGCAAAAACATGTGGGGCCTGCTGGAGGAAGCCCGGCAGATCGGCGTCGCGCTGGTGCACAGCCGCGGCCAGGAGCCCGTGAAGGTGGCGACGGAGCCCGCGGCGGTGGGACTGAACCTGGGCCGCTACGGAAGCGGTACCCAGGACGGCGGCCTGGAGCTCGCGTCCACCATCACTGTCGACGGCACCGAGGTTGATCCGGCATCGGTGGGCACCATCGGCCGCCCCCCACACGGCATTTTCCTTACCACCAGCGGAGATGCGCTGCCGGGGGTCGCCGCGGACGAAACCATCACGCTGGCCCCGCTGGAGAGCGGCCTGAGCGAGGAGCTGCTGGCCTTCGTCACGGCGGGCAGCACGCTGCACATCCCGGCGCGCGATGAAGGCCGCTTCCTCACCGGCTTCTACCCCAAGCTGAAGCAGACCGCGCGCGTGACGGCGGCGGACGAGTCCGTCGAGCTGCCCGAGCTCGCCGTGCCGACGCTCTCGCTGCTGGCCAACTACGGCACCGACCACCGCGTACGCCTGCACTGGGAATGGCACTACAAGTCCGGTACCATCGTCACCGCGCAGCCGCTTTGGCGCCACCCCGGCGACCACGGCTACCGTGACGATCCGGCCGAGGCCCGGATCCTGGAGGCTGTGGGCCAGCCGTGGGACGTGGTGCCCAAGCTGGGCGAGTCAGCCACCGGGGGCTGGGGCACGCCGCGGCTCGCGGCCACCGCGGAGCTGAGCGGGCTGGACACCCTCGCCTTCACGGAGGAGGTGCTCCCCAGGCTGCGGAACACACCGGGTGTCGACGTGGACACCTCCGGCGACATCGCGGACTACCGCGAGGCCGAGGAGGCGCCGGTGGTGGCGATCTCCACGAAGGCCACGGACCAGCGCGACTGGTTCGACCTTGGCATCGTGATCACCCTCGAGGGCCAGCCGGTGTCCTTCGCGGCCCTCTTCTCCGCCCTCGCTGCCGGGCAGACGCGCATGCTGCTGCCCAGCGGCGCGTACTTCTCCCTCGACCTGCCGGAGCTGCACCAGCTCCGCGCCCTCATCGACGAGGCCCGCAGCCTTCAGGACAACAAGGACGCGCCGCTGCAGATCAGCCGTTTCCAGGCCGGCCTGTGGGATGAGCTTGCGCAGCTGGGCATCGTGGACGAGCAGGCGGCCGCATGGCGCGAGGCGGTGGGCGGGCTGCTGGAGGACGGTGTCCAGGGCCTGCCGCTGCCGGCCACGCTCAACGCCGAGCTGCGCCCGTACCAGCTGGAAGGCTACAACTGGCTGAGCTTCCTGTACCGCCACAGTCTCGGCGGCGTGCTCGCCGACGACATGGGCCTGGGAAAGACAGTCCAGGCGCTGGCCCTGATGTGCGCGGCCAAGGAACACGCGGAGTCCTCTGCTGACGCTGGGCAAGCGGACTCCCAGACAGCGGACGCCAAAACTGAGGACGACGGCGGCACTTCCTTTTTGGTGGTGGCCCCCACCAGCGTCGTGGGCAACTGGGAGGCCGAGGCCGCCCGGTTCGCGCCCGGCCTGACGGTCCGCGCCGTCTGCGAAACCTTCGCCAAGAGCGGCGCCGATCCCGCCCAGGCCATGGCCGGGGCGGACATCGTCATCACGTCCTACGCGCTGTTCCGGATCGACTACGAGTCCTACGCCGGACGGCGCTGGGCCGGGCTGGTGCTGGACGAGGCCCAGTTCGTGAAGAACCACCAGTCCAAGGCCTACCAGTGTGCCCGCAAGCTTCCGGCGGCGTTCAAGCTGGCCATCACGGGCACGCCGCTGGAGAACAACCTCATGGAGTTCTGGGCCTTGACGTCCATCGTGGCGCCCGGGCTGTTCGCCAGCCCTTCGCGGTTCGCGGAGTATTACCAGAAGCCGGTGGAGAAGAACGGTGACAAGGGGCAACTGGACAAGCTCCGCCGTCGGGTCCGTCCGCTCATGATGCGCCGTACCAAGGAGCAGGTCATCAAGGACCTGCCGCCCAAGCAGGAACAGGTCCTCGAGGTGGTGCTGAACCCGCGGCACCAGAAGGTCTACCAGACCCATCTGCAGCGCGAGCGGCAGAAGATCCTGGGCCTGATCGAGGATGTGAACAAGAACCGCTTCACCATCTTCCAGTCACTGACGCTGCTGCGCCAGCTCAGCCTGGACGCGACCCTCGTGGACGAGTCCCTGTCCGGCGTGCGGTCGAGCAAGCTGGACGTGCTGTTCGAGCAGCTGGAGGACCTCGTGGCCGAAGGCCACCGCGCCCTCATTTTCAGCCAGTTCACCGGCTTCCTGGGCAAGGTCCGCGAGCGCCTCGTCAAGGAGGACATCGAGTTCTGCTATCTCGACGGCGGCACCCGGAACCGTACCGACGTCGTCAATGAGTTCAAGAACGGCGCGGCGCCGGTGTTCCTGATCAGCCTCAAGGCCGGCGGGTTCGGCCTCAACCTGACGGAGGCGGACTACGTGTTCCTGCTCGATCCGTGGTGGAACCCGGCGTCAGAGGCGCAGGCGGTGGACCGCACGCACCGCATCGGCCAGGCCAGGAACGTCATGGTGTACCGGCTGGTGGCCAAGGACACCATCGAGGAGAAGGTCATGGCGCTCAAGGCCAAGAAGTCGCAGCTGTTCGCCGACGTGATGGAGGGTGATGCCCTCTCCGGCGGTGCACTCACCGCGGAGGACCTGGCCGGGCTCTTCAACGACTGA